TACCAAGATCTTTATCTCCGCCGGTGAGCACGACATGACCGATAACATCGTGCATATCGTGCTGGCACGCCTCCCAGATGCGCCGGCTGGCACCAAGGGGATCTCCCTGTTCATCGTGCCCAAGTTTATGCCTAACGCTGATGGCTCTATCGGTGAGCGCAACGGTGTTGTATGTGGTTCTCTGGAACACAAGATGGGTATTCACGGTAATGCCACCGCAGTACTGAACTTTGACGGTGCTAAAGGCTTCCTGATTGGCGAGCCCAACAAAGGTCTGAACTACATGTTCACCTTTATGAATACTGCGCGTCTGGGTACCGCTTTGCAAGGCCTTGCCCACTCCGAGATCGGCTTCCAGAAGTCCTTGGCTTACGCTAAAGATCGCCTGCAAATGCGCTCCCTGTCTGGCGTTAAGAACCCAGAGGGTCCCGCTGACCCAATTATCGTGCACCCTGATGTACGTCGCATGCTGATGACCCAAAAGGCCATCTCTGAAGGCAGCCGTATGTTGGTTGTTACTTGTGCGCAACTGGTTGACATCACTCATAAAGGTGATGAGGAAGCGAAGAAAGAAGCGGAAGATTTGCTGGCATTCCTAACGCCGATCGCTAAAGCATTCATTACCGAAGCCGGTCTTGAGTCCGCCAACCTGGGCCTGCAGTGCTTCGGTGGCCACGGCTACATCGCCGAGTGGGGCATGGAGCAGAATGTACGCGATGCGCGTATCTCCACCATCTACGAAGGCACCACTGGCGTTCAAGCACTCGACCTGCTGGGCCGTAAGGTATTGATGAGTCAGGGTGAGCTGCTGCGCCACTTCACCAAGAAAGTGCACAAGTTCTGCCAGGCGGAAATTGATAATGAAGCGCTTGCGCCTTTTGTTACCAAGCTGCAAGAGCTGAACAAGCAGTGGGGCGACCTGACTCTGCACGTAGGCGGTAAGGCCATGGAGAATGCGGATGAAGTTGGTGCGGCTTCCGTGGATTACCTGATGTTCTCCGGCTACACCGTGCTGGGTTACCTGTGGGCGCGTGCTGCTAAAGTAGCTAACGAAAAGTTAGCTGAAGGCACTGCTGAAGTAGATTTCTATCAAGCCAAGCTGAAGACTGCCCGTTTCTATTTCGAGCGCATCCTTCCGCGTACCTCCAGCCATGCTGAAACCATGCTGAGCGGTGCGGCCAACCTGATGGATCTGGACGCAGAACATTTCGCGTTCTAAATCCAATCTCAATAAAAAACCGCCGGTCTTCACCGGCGGTTTTTTTTACCGGCGCCGAAGTGGCCAATGACGGAGACATTCCGATGCAATTGCCGGATTCAGTTCAGGAGCGCCTGCGGCGCATAGCTTGTTTGCACCCACTTGCTCGGGTACAGTTCCGCCTGCCGGATGCCTGTGACTTTTATGTTTACGTAAAAGGAGCTCCGAATGATCTCGAAGTGGTTTCTGAGTTCGGGCAAACGGAAGAACCGGCGCTAATATTGGAAATGGCTAATCACACTTTGAATGCGATTTTGGCTGGCCATTTAAACGCTAGACATGCTTTTTTGTTGGGAGATGTCCAATACTCTGGAGATAGAGAATTGGCCGCTGCGTTGGCAGGTTTGTTTCCTGCGCAGGGTAAAGAGGACGATGGGTTTGGAGAGGCATGAATAAGCCTCTTTTTTATTGTCTCGCAACATACTACAAACAATAAATAAATTCTCGCTGGCTCCGAAAAATGGCAGGTTTCGTCTATAAGGGCGAGAGATGTGAGCAAGCGATAACAACAATCAGGAATGGGAGAAGAGAGTTGGACATTGATCGCGGCATTCTCGATGTATTTAAAGGCGCTTGCGCCAAATTTGGTGACCGACCGGCTTTCACCTGCCTGGGGCGAACTCTGACTGTCGGTGATATCGACACCTTGAGCGCGAAGTTCGCATCTTATTTGCAAAATCACACCAATTTGAAGCCCGGTGATCGCATCGCTATCCAGCTGCCCAATGTACTGCAGTACCCTGTAGTTGTATTTGGTGCTTTGCGAGCTGGACTTGTGGTCGTCAATACCAATCCGCTGTATACCCAGCGTGAATTAAAGCACCAGTTGAATGACTCCGGTGCCAAAGCATTGGTTGTACTGGCGAATATCGCTGATACCGCTTCGGCTGTTGTTGATGAAACTAGTGTTGAGAAAGTGATCGTTACTGAGATCGCAGACCTGCACAGCCCTTTAAAGCGGGTTCTGATCAACGGCGTTGCCAAGCACATCAAAAAAATGGTGCCGGAATTCTCTTTTGCCCAGCAGGTAAATTTCCGTGAGGTACTGGCTCTCGGTGCACAGAAGGGCAGTGAGGATGTTGAGCGCGCACCAGAAGATATCGCCGTGTTGCAATACACCGGTGGCACCACCGGTGTTGCCAAGGGTGCGATGCTGACCAACCGCAACCTGGTTGCCAATATGCAGCAGGTTCTTGAAGCGTTTGGTAGTGGTATGAAAGAGGGGGAGGAGTTCTATATTGCGCCGCTGCCGCTCTACCATATCTACGCTTTCACCATCCATTGCATGTGCCTGTTCTCCACCGGCAACCACTCTCTGCTGATTCCAAACCCGCGCGATATTCCCGGCTTTGTGAAAACCCTGAAAGGGCAGCGCTTTACCGGCTTTGTTGGCCTGAACACCCTGTTTAACGGCTTGATGCTGAATAAAGATTTTGCCGAATTGGATTTCAGCAAACTGCACTCCACGGCTTCTGGTGGTATGGCTCTGACCAGAGACACTGCCAAGCGCTGGGAAGATATGACCGGCTGTGTGGTTATGGAAGGCTACGGTATGACCGAGACTTCTCCGGTTGTTTCTTTTAACCCCACCGAGGGCGTACAGCTGGGTACTGTAGGTATCCCGGTTCCGGGAACTGAAGTTAAAGTCGTGGATGAAAATGGCAACGATCTGCCGAATAATTCTCCCGGTGAGCTCTGTGTGCGTGGTCCCCAGGTAATGAAGGGATACTGGCAGCGCCCAGAAGCTACTGCTGATACCCTCGATAGTGAAGGTTGGTTGAACACCGGTGATATGGCGGTGATCCAGGATGATGGATACATCAAGATTGTGGATCGCAAGAAGGACATGATTATTGTGTCTGGCTTCAACGTATATCCCAACGAA
The DNA window shown above is from Microbulbifer variabilis and carries:
- a CDS encoding acyl-CoA dehydrogenase C-terminal domain-containing protein — encoded protein: MTDIKVPLREMRFVMREMLDSDKHYESLGFEEATPDVVDAILEEGAKFCENVLAPLNQIGDQQGCTWKDGEVTTPEGFKEAYQQFVEAGWPALPHDPEYGGQGLPPSLGTIMSEMVGIANWSWGMYPGLSHGAMNTLEEHGTDEQKAVYLTKLVEGSWTGTMCLTEPHCGTDLGILRTKAEPNDDGSYAITGTKIFISAGEHDMTDNIVHIVLARLPDAPAGTKGISLFIVPKFMPNADGSIGERNGVVCGSLEHKMGIHGNATAVLNFDGAKGFLIGEPNKGLNYMFTFMNTARLGTALQGLAHSEIGFQKSLAYAKDRLQMRSLSGVKNPEGPADPIIVHPDVRRMLMTQKAISEGSRMLVVTCAQLVDITHKGDEEAKKEAEDLLAFLTPIAKAFITEAGLESANLGLQCFGGHGYIAEWGMEQNVRDARISTIYEGTTGVQALDLLGRKVLMSQGELLRHFTKKVHKFCQAEIDNEALAPFVTKLQELNKQWGDLTLHVGGKAMENADEVGAASVDYLMFSGYTVLGYLWARAAKVANEKLAEGTAEVDFYQAKLKTARFYFERILPRTSSHAETMLSGAANLMDLDAEHFAF
- a CDS encoding SCP2 sterol-binding domain-containing protein, whose product is MQLPDSVQERLRRIACLHPLARVQFRLPDACDFYVYVKGAPNDLEVVSEFGQTEEPALILEMANHTLNAILAGHLNARHAFLLGDVQYSGDRELAAALAGLFPAQGKEDDGFGEA
- a CDS encoding AMP-binding protein — encoded protein: MDIDRGILDVFKGACAKFGDRPAFTCLGRTLTVGDIDTLSAKFASYLQNHTNLKPGDRIAIQLPNVLQYPVVVFGALRAGLVVVNTNPLYTQRELKHQLNDSGAKALVVLANIADTASAVVDETSVEKVIVTEIADLHSPLKRVLINGVAKHIKKMVPEFSFAQQVNFREVLALGAQKGSEDVERAPEDIAVLQYTGGTTGVAKGAMLTNRNLVANMQQVLEAFGSGMKEGEEFYIAPLPLYHIYAFTIHCMCLFSTGNHSLLIPNPRDIPGFVKTLKGQRFTGFVGLNTLFNGLMLNKDFAELDFSKLHSTASGGMALTRDTAKRWEDMTGCVVMEGYGMTETSPVVSFNPTEGVQLGTVGIPVPGTEVKVVDENGNDLPNNSPGELCVRGPQVMKGYWQRPEATADTLDSEGWLNTGDMAVIQDDGYIKIVDRKKDMIIVSGFNVYPNEIEDIVSAHPKVTEAAAIGIPDEKSGEQVKLFVIKADPSLTEKEVIAFCRENMTAYKVPRKVEFREDLPKTNVGKILRRELRDEELKKKDAIGA